The bacterium genome segment CCGCCAACCAGGCAACGATGAAAGTCTCCGTAACGGTAGATTTTGTCAGCATGGATACAGCGAATGGGGCCAGGGAGAAGCATCTACGCTCGTTTGATTTCTTCGAGTTGATGAGGAGAAACTATGGCTAAAGTTACACTGGAACATGTCGACAAGATATATACCGGGAACGTCAAGGCGGTGTCGGATTTTAATTTAGAGATCCGGGATGGGGAATTTGTGGTATTTGTCGGGCCTTCCGGGTGCGGCAAGTCCACCACGCTGCGGATGGTGGCGGGCCTGGAGGAAATCAGTGGGGGCGTGATTCGTATCGGTGATCGGGTGGTGAATGACGTGCCGCCCAAGGATCGTGATATCGCCATGGTCTTCCAGAATTATGCTCTCTATCCACACATGACCGTGAAGGAGAACATGGCATTCGGTCTTAAGCTGCGGAAGTTTCCTGCGAAGGAAATTGAGGCGCGGGTGCAGGAGGCCGCCCAGATTCTCGGCATCGGGGAACTTCTGGAACGACGCCCTAAGGCCTTGTCGGGTGGCCAGCGCCAGCGTGTGGCGGTGGGCCGTGCCATCGTTCGCAAGCCGGCCGTATTCCTGTTCGATGAACCGCTCTCCAACCTGGACGCGAAGATGCGGGTTCAGATGCGGGTGGAGATCAGTCGACTCCATCATCAGTTGAATACCACCATGATTTATGTGACGCATGACCAAGTTGAGGCGATGACGATGGGGCAGCGTCTGGTGGTGATGAAAGACGGGTTAATCCAGCAGGTTGCCGAGCCCCTTAAACTCTACAACAACCCGATCAACCGGTTTGTTGCCGGGTTCATCGGTATGCCGCCGATGAATTTCTTTGAAGGCACGATTCGGATGGCGAACGGGGCGCTACAGTTCGAAGGACCCGGCGGGATGCGTTTGACTGTGCCGGAGAAAGACAAGGCCGCATTGGGGGCATATATCGACAAGGCTGTGACTCTGGGCTTACGTCCTGAAGATATTGGCTCAGCGGTCGCGGAGCAGTTGTCCGGGGCATCGCGGATTCAGGCAACAGTGGAAGTTATCGAGCCGATGGGTTCGGAGTCTTATATCTATTTCCGGGCCGCCGACACGACCTTCATCAGTCGGGTGGATGCCCATCGCAAGTTCGAGGTAGGTGAGACCGCTCAGCCTGCGGTATTCATCGATAAGGCTCATTTCTTCGATCGTCAGACCGATCGCCGCATTGAGGCACCTGCTTGCCGTCAACGGTAAGATCATGGCTCCGGTTGGTGCGAGAGGTGGCCAGTGTCGCCGTCTTGCCGCAAAGGTTTAGCGTTTTTTCGAGGGTATATTCGAAACGGTCTTTCGAGAACGCTTCCTTCAAGAAGCAATGATGGATGCGCAACACATCGCCAAAGTCGCGAAGCAAGCGGTCGCTAACCCCAAAAACACG includes the following:
- the ugpC gene encoding sn-glycerol-3-phosphate ABC transporter ATP-binding protein UgpC, producing MAKVTLEHVDKIYTGNVKAVSDFNLEIRDGEFVVFVGPSGCGKSTTLRMVAGLEEISGGVIRIGDRVVNDVPPKDRDIAMVFQNYALYPHMTVKENMAFGLKLRKFPAKEIEARVQEAAQILGIGELLERRPKALSGGQRQRVAVGRAIVRKPAVFLFDEPLSNLDAKMRVQMRVEISRLHHQLNTTMIYVTHDQVEAMTMGQRLVVMKDGLIQQVAEPLKLYNNPINRFVAGFIGMPPMNFFEGTIRMANGALQFEGPGGMRLTVPEKDKAALGAYIDKAVTLGLRPEDIGSAVAEQLSGASRIQATVEVIEPMGSESYIYFRAADTTFISRVDAHRKFEVGETAQPAVFIDKAHFFDRQTDRRIEAPACRQR